One part of the Parasphingorhabdus sp. SCSIO 66989 genome encodes these proteins:
- a CDS encoding phosphatidate cytidylyltransferase codes for MTADLVDGKTVQEGIATKKTSDLGVRALSGIVMVAVAGLALWAGGLLFWMLCALVAGVVLVEYWSLVDKFAQSGSARFRWMAFGIFYVGLAAIALAFFRLKEESGLEALMLICVVIATDVGAYFAGRAIGGAKLAPRISPNKTWAGLIGAMIAATIVWTGYNILTDGQSLRIALISGPLMAIVAQMGDLFESWMKRRAGVKDSGTLIPGHGGVFDRVDGMLAVFFVIGLTHITFIWSYFAS; via the coding sequence GTGACCGCAGATTTGGTGGACGGTAAGACTGTGCAGGAGGGTATTGCGACAAAGAAGACGTCTGATCTCGGCGTCCGTGCGCTGTCCGGTATCGTTATGGTCGCCGTTGCCGGACTGGCCTTATGGGCGGGCGGCTTGCTCTTCTGGATGTTGTGCGCACTGGTCGCTGGCGTTGTGCTGGTCGAATACTGGTCGCTGGTCGATAAGTTCGCACAATCGGGCAGCGCGCGTTTTCGCTGGATGGCGTTTGGCATTTTCTATGTCGGACTGGCGGCGATAGCTTTGGCCTTTTTCCGGCTGAAAGAGGAAAGCGGTCTGGAGGCGCTGATGCTGATCTGCGTGGTGATAGCCACCGATGTTGGTGCCTATTTTGCCGGACGAGCCATTGGCGGCGCTAAACTCGCGCCACGGATCAGCCCGAACAAGACTTGGGCCGGTCTAATTGGCGCAATGATTGCGGCGACGATTGTCTGGACCGGATATAATATCCTGACCGATGGCCAGTCTTTACGCATCGCGCTGATCAGTGGTCCGTTGATGGCGATAGTAGCGCAAATGGGCGATCTGTTTGAAAGCTGGATGAAGCGCCGGGCAGGGGTGAAGGACAGCGGCACATTGATCCCCGGCCATGGCGGCGTTTTTGACCGGGTTGACGGCATGTTGGCGGTTTTCTTCGTGATCGGCCTCACGCACATTACCTTTATCTGGAGTTATTTTGCATCGTGA
- the uppS gene encoding polyprenyl diphosphate synthase: MDGNGRWAKKRHLPRAMGHRAGVEAVRKTVRAARDLGLEAMTLYAFSSENWKRSEEEVSDLMGLLRHYIRNDIDEFVSNNVRLHVIGNYRALAPDIVEMIEDVLTRTKDNDGTSLAVALNYGGQDEIVRAARTVAAKVANGEVDAEAIAVEHIGEALDTAALPPLDLIIRTSGERRLSNFLLWQSAYAELYFTDTLWPDFTPEHLREALEDFRSRDRRFGGR, encoded by the coding sequence ATGGATGGCAATGGCCGCTGGGCCAAAAAGCGCCATTTGCCGCGCGCCATGGGGCATCGTGCTGGTGTCGAGGCAGTGCGCAAAACAGTGCGCGCCGCGCGTGATCTCGGCCTGGAAGCGATGACGCTTTATGCCTTTTCTTCGGAGAACTGGAAGCGTTCCGAGGAAGAAGTCAGCGACCTGATGGGGCTACTGCGCCACTATATCCGCAACGATATTGACGAATTTGTCAGCAATAATGTGCGGCTGCATGTCATCGGCAATTATCGTGCGTTGGCCCCCGATATTGTGGAAATGATTGAGGACGTACTCACGCGCACCAAAGATAATGATGGCACCTCTTTAGCGGTGGCGCTCAACTATGGCGGGCAAGACGAGATTGTCCGCGCGGCGCGTACCGTGGCGGCAAAGGTCGCCAATGGTGAGGTGGATGCCGAAGCAATTGCAGTTGAGCATATCGGCGAAGCCTTGGACACGGCCGCATTACCGCCGCTTGACCTGATCATCCGCACCTCGGGCGAGCGGCGCCTTTCCAACTTCCTGTTGTGGCAATCGGCCTATGCCGAGCTATATTTCACCGACACGCTCTGGCCTGATTTCACCCCCGAGCATCTGCGCGAAGCATTGGAAGACTTCCGCAGCCGTGACCGCAGATTTGGTGGACGGTAA
- the frr gene encoding ribosome recycling factor, whose amino-acid sequence MAKYDKADLERRMNGAVEALKGDLSGLRTGRANVALLDPVQVEVYGANMPLNQVATVSVPEPRMLSVQVWDKGNMTPVEKAIRAAGLGLNPIADGQVIRLPIPDLTEERRKELAKLAGQYAEKARIAIRNVRRDGMDALKADENKKEISEDERKRLEDEVQKLTDSMIAQADEAASDKEKEILSQ is encoded by the coding sequence ATGGCAAAATATGACAAGGCTGATCTGGAGCGCCGCATGAATGGGGCCGTTGAAGCGCTGAAAGGCGATCTGTCCGGTCTGCGGACAGGCCGTGCCAATGTCGCGCTGCTCGATCCGGTGCAGGTAGAGGTTTATGGCGCCAATATGCCACTCAATCAGGTGGCTACCGTCAGCGTGCCAGAGCCGCGTATGCTGAGTGTGCAGGTGTGGGACAAGGGCAATATGACGCCGGTGGAAAAGGCTATTCGTGCGGCTGGTCTGGGGCTTAACCCGATTGCTGACGGTCAAGTGATCCGCCTGCCTATCCCGGACCTTACCGAAGAGCGACGCAAGGAACTCGCCAAGCTCGCTGGACAATATGCTGAAAAGGCGCGTATCGCCATTCGCAATGTAAGACGCGATGGCATGGATGCGTTGAAAGCTGATGAAAACAAAAAAGAAATCAGTGAGGATGAGCGTAAGCGGCTTGAAGATGAAGTCCAGAAGCTGACCGACAGCATGATCGCCCAGGCCGATGAAGCCGCCAGCGACAAAGAGAAAGAAATCCTCTCCCAGTGA
- the pyrH gene encoding UMP kinase, translating into MTQKRFNRILLKLSGEALMGDGNFGIDPETVQRMALEVKAAKEAGHEICLVIGGGNIFRGMAGAAKGMDRAQADYMGMLATVMNALAMQNALEQLGVDTRVQSAIQMDQVCEPVIRRRALRHLERGRIVIFAAGVGSPFFTTDSGAALRAAEMQCDALLKGTSVDGVYDSDPKTNPDAIRYDSVSYSDVLAKDLRVMDASAVALCRDNGIPIVVFSIRDQGNLAKVMAGEGVATVVE; encoded by the coding sequence ATGACCCAGAAGCGCTTCAACCGTATCCTGCTGAAACTCTCGGGCGAAGCCCTGATGGGGGATGGCAATTTCGGCATTGATCCGGAAACGGTGCAGCGCATGGCGCTGGAAGTGAAGGCAGCCAAAGAAGCCGGTCATGAAATCTGTCTTGTCATTGGCGGCGGCAATATTTTCCGGGGCATGGCGGGCGCGGCCAAGGGTATGGACAGGGCGCAGGCCGATTATATGGGCATGCTGGCTACCGTGATGAACGCGCTGGCGATGCAAAACGCGCTGGAGCAGCTAGGTGTGGATACCCGTGTGCAATCAGCCATCCAGATGGATCAGGTATGTGAGCCGGTTATCCGTCGCCGTGCGCTGCGGCATCTGGAAAGAGGTCGCATCGTGATTTTCGCTGCTGGTGTGGGCAGTCCATTCTTTACCACCGATAGCGGCGCCGCCTTGCGTGCGGCGGAGATGCAGTGCGATGCGCTGCTGAAGGGCACCAGTGTCGATGGTGTGTATGACAGCGATCCCAAGACCAATCCCGATGCAATACGCTATGACAGCGTATCCTATAGCGATGTTCTGGCCAAGGATTTGCGCGTCATGGATGCCAGTGCGGTTGCGCTGTGCCGTGATAATGGCATACCCATTGTTGTCTTCTCGATCCGTGATCAGGGCAATCTGGCCAAGGTGATGGCGGGCGAAGGTGTAGCGACAGTTGTCGAATAA
- the tsf gene encoding translation elongation factor Ts: protein MMAITAAAVKELRERTGAGMMDCKKALAETNGDIEAAVDFLRAKGLAAAQKKSSRTAAEGLVGVAVDGTKGVAVEVNSETDFVAKNEQFQDFVRTVTGLALEHGETDMDALKGLDYPGGGTVEEKLTNNIATIGENQSLRRAKMVSVSQGVVVPYIHNAVAPMLGKIGVLVALQGDAPTDKMEELGRQLAMHIAAAFPLALTADDLDQEVLERERAVARDKAAESGKPDNIVEKMVEGAVKKFAKENALLSQLFVMDNKTPIADVVAAAAKEAGGSIELVDYVRYQLGEGIEKEESDFAAEVAAAAGN, encoded by the coding sequence ATCATGGCGATTACCGCTGCTGCCGTAAAAGAACTGCGTGAGCGCACTGGCGCTGGCATGATGGACTGCAAAAAGGCGCTGGCCGAAACCAATGGCGACATTGAGGCTGCCGTTGATTTTCTGCGTGCCAAGGGTCTTGCTGCAGCGCAGAAGAAATCCAGCCGTACCGCGGCGGAAGGCCTGGTTGGCGTTGCTGTCGACGGTACCAAAGGTGTTGCAGTTGAGGTAAACAGCGAGACCGACTTTGTTGCCAAGAATGAGCAGTTTCAGGATTTTGTTCGCACCGTGACCGGTCTGGCGCTCGAACATGGCGAAACCGACATGGATGCGCTCAAGGGCTTGGACTATCCCGGCGGCGGCACGGTTGAGGAAAAGCTTACCAACAACATCGCCACCATTGGCGAGAACCAGTCGCTGCGCCGCGCCAAGATGGTGTCGGTAAGCCAGGGCGTTGTTGTTCCCTATATCCACAATGCTGTTGCCCCGATGCTCGGCAAGATCGGCGTGCTGGTTGCGCTGCAGGGTGATGCGCCGACCGACAAGATGGAAGAGCTGGGTCGCCAGTTGGCGATGCACATTGCTGCCGCCTTCCCGCTGGCGCTGACTGCGGATGATCTCGATCAGGAAGTTCTCGAGCGCGAGCGCGCTGTTGCTCGCGACAAGGCCGCTGAGTCCGGCAAGCCGGACAATATTGTCGAGAAGATGGTCGAAGGTGCAGTCAAGAAGTTCGCCAAGGAAAATGCGCTTCTGAGCCAGCTCTTCGTGATGGACAACAAGACGCCGATCGCTGACGTCGTCGCTGCTGCGGCCAAGGAAGCCGGTGGCTCGATCGAACTGGTCGATTATGTCCGCTACCAGCTCGGTGAAGGCATCGAGAAAGAAGAAAGCGATTTCGCCGCAGAAGTAGCCGCTGCTGCGGGCAACTAA
- the rpsB gene encoding 30S ribosomal protein S2: MADTTVTMQQLIEAGAHFGHQTHRWNPRMKPYIFGSRNGIHIIDLSQTVPLFARSLEFVSSTVKAGGKVLFVGTKRQAQQPIAEAARSCGQHFVNHRWLGGMLTNWKTISNSIKRLKSLEEQLGGDTSGFTKKEVLQLTRERDKLELSLGGIRDMGGIPDVMFVIDANKEDLAIKEANVLGIPVIAILDTNTDPTNIAFPVPANDDASRAVRLYCDAIAAAASQGGANAAAASGEDLGAAAEPAAEAIVAEPAPEAEAAPAEAAPAEAEPAAEAPAEAEAAKAE; this comes from the coding sequence ATGGCGGATACTACCGTCACCATGCAGCAATTGATTGAAGCCGGTGCCCATTTCGGTCACCAGACCCACCGTTGGAACCCGCGGATGAAGCCATATATTTTCGGCTCCCGCAACGGCATCCACATTATCGACCTGTCTCAGACCGTGCCGCTTTTCGCGCGCTCGCTTGAATTTGTGTCGTCCACCGTCAAGGCAGGCGGCAAGGTGCTGTTCGTTGGCACTAAGCGTCAGGCGCAGCAACCTATTGCTGAAGCAGCCCGTTCCTGCGGCCAGCACTTCGTCAACCATCGCTGGCTCGGCGGCATGCTGACCAACTGGAAAACCATTTCCAACTCGATCAAGCGTCTGAAGTCGCTGGAAGAGCAGCTGGGCGGCGACACCTCGGGCTTCACCAAGAAAGAAGTCCTGCAGCTCACCCGCGAGCGCGACAAGCTGGAGCTGTCACTCGGTGGTATCCGCGATATGGGCGGTATTCCCGATGTCATGTTCGTGATTGACGCGAACAAGGAAGATCTGGCGATCAAGGAAGCCAATGTTTTGGGCATTCCGGTGATTGCAATCCTCGACACCAATACCGATCCGACGAATATCGCATTCCCGGTTCCGGCCAATGATGATGCCAGCCGTGCCGTGCGTCTTTACTGCGATGCGATTGCGGCAGCGGCCAGTCAGGGCGGTGCCAATGCCGCGGCAGCCAGCGGCGAAGATCTGGGCGCAGCGGCTGAACCGGCTGCTGAAGCGATCGTTGCCGAGCCTGCACCTGAAGCCGAAGCGGCACCTGCTGAGGCGGCTCCAGCCGAAGCTGAGCCTGCAGCAGAAGCCCCGGCCGAAGCTGAAGCAGCCAAAGCTGAATAA
- a CDS encoding CDP-alcohol phosphatidyltransferase family protein: MAKKPPADRLSTRLRDRRLRLLQRRRGLSLRAVVPNGVTVLAMCFGLTAIRFAFAEQWAMAVGAIVVAGVLDGMDGRIARLMNAQSRFGAELDSLSDSIAFGVAPALVLYLWSLQDLPKFGWIIALTIAVGCALRLARFNAQIDVDEQPHKSAGFLTGVPSPAGAGLAFLPVYLWLITDDPLFRETWIVGPWVVLIAFLMISNVATFSWSSLRLRRNIRLEAIALVGLVGAAAITAPWWTLTGISIFYIGLIPFGIISYAKAKRRQATKDQEPIDQAASE, translated from the coding sequence ATGGCGAAAAAACCTCCTGCGGATCGATTGTCGACGCGTTTGCGCGATCGTCGCTTGCGTCTGCTCCAGCGGCGGCGTGGCTTGTCCCTGCGCGCGGTTGTGCCCAATGGCGTTACGGTGCTGGCCATGTGCTTTGGCCTTACCGCAATCCGTTTTGCTTTCGCCGAGCAATGGGCGATGGCCGTGGGAGCCATTGTTGTTGCGGGCGTTCTCGATGGCATGGATGGCCGTATCGCGCGGCTAATGAATGCGCAGAGCCGTTTCGGTGCCGAACTGGATTCGCTGAGCGATTCTATTGCTTTTGGTGTCGCGCCTGCGCTGGTGCTCTATCTCTGGTCTTTACAGGATTTGCCCAAATTTGGCTGGATCATTGCCTTGACCATTGCTGTAGGATGCGCCTTGCGACTTGCGCGATTCAACGCGCAGATTGATGTTGATGAGCAGCCGCATAAATCAGCGGGCTTTCTCACAGGTGTGCCGTCCCCGGCAGGGGCAGGTCTGGCATTTCTGCCGGTTTATCTCTGGCTCATCACCGATGATCCGCTTTTTCGCGAGACCTGGATTGTTGGCCCTTGGGTAGTCCTAATTGCGTTTCTGATGATCTCAAATGTTGCGACGTTCAGTTGGTCGTCATTGCGGCTGCGGCGGAATATCAGGCTGGAAGCGATCGCGCTTGTCGGCTTGGTTGGCGCTGCGGCGATTACAGCCCCTTGGTGGACACTGACCGGGATCAGCATATTCTATATTGGCCTCATCCCATTTGGCATCATAAGCTATGCCAAGGCGAAAAGACGGCAGGCCACAAAAGACCAAGAACCTATCGATCAGGCGGCTTCGGAATAA
- a CDS encoding phosphatidylserine decarboxylase, with protein MANEILDNRGNGLTEWRFPPVHPEGRKFAVIAGAIALGFFLLGWNILAWPMVGITVWVAAFFRDPKRVTIDHPQLITAPADGLITLIQEVVPPAEIAGPDGLGDDPLVRVSIFMSVFDVHINRAPIGGTVKRVVYIPGKFLNADLDKASEDNERQHFLIERDDGMRVGFTQIAGLVARRIVPFVKDGDVVAIGQRVGLIRFGSRVDIYLPKGTLPRVVKGQRTVAGETVMAEIAAAPQLTGISQ; from the coding sequence ATGGCAAATGAAATTCTCGATAATCGCGGCAATGGTCTTACCGAGTGGCGTTTCCCTCCCGTGCATCCGGAAGGGCGCAAATTTGCGGTTATTGCCGGAGCTATTGCTCTTGGCTTCTTTCTTTTGGGCTGGAATATCCTGGCTTGGCCGATGGTTGGCATTACCGTTTGGGTGGCGGCGTTTTTCCGTGATCCCAAGCGGGTGACGATTGATCACCCGCAGCTCATCACTGCCCCGGCTGATGGTCTGATTACCCTGATTCAGGAGGTTGTGCCGCCAGCCGAAATCGCCGGGCCGGATGGATTGGGGGACGACCCGCTGGTGCGTGTCTCTATCTTTATGAGTGTGTTTGATGTCCATATTAATCGTGCACCGATTGGCGGCACGGTGAAGCGGGTGGTCTATATTCCGGGCAAGTTTCTCAATGCCGATCTCGACAAGGCGAGCGAGGATAATGAGCGGCAGCATTTCCTGATTGAGCGTGATGACGGGATGCGTGTCGGCTTTACCCAGATTGCCGGGCTTGTGGCGCGGCGGATTGTACCGTTTGTCAAGGATGGTGACGTTGTCGCCATTGGCCAGCGCGTGGGGCTAATTCGTTTCGGCAGCCGTGTAGACATCTATCTGCCGAAGGGCACCTTGCCGCGCGTCGTCAAAGGCCAGCGGACAGTTGCCGGTGAAACGGTAATGGCCGAGATTGCCGCTGCACCGCAGTTGACGGGCATCAGTCAATAA
- a CDS encoding NADP-dependent isocitrate dehydrogenase: MAKIKVKNPVVEIDGDEMTRIIWQWIRERLIEPYLDIDLKYYDLSVEKRDETNDRITVDAANAIREHGVGVKCATITPDEARVEEFDLKKMWKSPNGTIRNILGGVVFREPIVIDNVPRLVPGWTDPIVVGRHAFGDQYKATDFRVPGPGKLRLVFEGEDGTNIDEEVFQFPSSGVAMAMYNLDDSIRDFARASMNYGLNREWPVYLSTKNTIMKAYDGRFKDLFEEVFESEFKEQFDKAGIEYQHRLIDDMVASALKWNGKFVWACKNYDGDVQSDTVAQGFGSLGLMTSVLMTPDGKTVEAEAAHGTVTRHYRMHQQGKATSTNPIASIFAWTRGLMYRGKFDETPDVVRFAETLERVCIETVENGDMTKDLAILIGPDQNWMTTGQFFEAIVQNLEKEMGNWQ; the protein is encoded by the coding sequence ATGGCAAAGATCAAGGTGAAAAACCCCGTCGTTGAAATTGACGGCGATGAAATGACGCGCATCATCTGGCAGTGGATCCGTGAACGCCTGATCGAGCCTTATCTCGATATCGACCTGAAATATTATGATTTGTCCGTCGAAAAGCGCGACGAGACCAATGACCGCATCACCGTGGATGCAGCCAATGCCATTCGCGAGCATGGCGTCGGCGTCAAATGCGCCACCATCACCCCGGATGAGGCGCGAGTTGAGGAATTTGACCTGAAAAAAATGTGGAAGTCGCCCAATGGCACGATCCGCAATATTCTCGGCGGCGTGGTGTTCCGCGAACCGATCGTCATCGACAATGTGCCGCGCCTGGTTCCTGGCTGGACTGATCCGATCGTTGTCGGTCGTCACGCTTTTGGTGACCAGTATAAAGCCACCGATTTCCGCGTGCCCGGCCCCGGCAAGCTGCGTCTGGTGTTTGAAGGTGAAGACGGCACCAATATTGATGAGGAAGTGTTTCAGTTCCCGTCATCGGGCGTCGCCATGGCGATGTATAATCTCGATGACTCGATCCGCGACTTTGCCCGCGCTTCGATGAACTACGGCCTTAATCGCGAATGGCCGGTCTATCTCTCGACCAAGAACACGATAATGAAAGCCTATGATGGCCGCTTCAAGGATCTCTTTGAGGAAGTTTTCGAGAGTGAATTCAAGGAACAGTTTGACAAAGCTGGCATCGAGTATCAGCACCGACTGATCGACGACATGGTCGCCTCGGCGCTGAAATGGAATGGCAAGTTCGTCTGGGCCTGTAAGAATTATGACGGCGATGTGCAGTCCGACACTGTGGCGCAGGGCTTTGGTTCACTCGGCCTGATGACCTCGGTACTTATGACGCCCGATGGCAAGACTGTGGAAGCCGAAGCGGCACATGGCACCGTCACCCGCCACTATCGGATGCACCAGCAGGGCAAGGCGACCTCGACCAACCCGATTGCGTCGATCTTCGCCTGGACCCGCGGCCTGATGTATCGCGGCAAGTTTGACGAGACCCCCGATGTGGTCCGCTTTGCCGAAACCCTTGAGCGCGTCTGCATTGAGACGGTGGAAAATGGCGATATGACCAAGGACCTCGCCATCCTGATCGGCCCCGATCAAAATTGGATGACGACAGGCCAGTTCTTCGAGGCGATTGTCCAGAATCTCGAGAAGGAAATGGGCAACTGGCAATAA
- a CDS encoding cation:proton antiporter, translating into MAGELQIEGMSEALVILGAAGIVIPAFARFRITPIIGFILVGILVGPSGLGSLTDDYRWLSYVTISDTEPIAPFAEFGIILLLFSIGLELSFKRLWALRKLVFGVGAAELVISGLLIAIALNLITAQNWQGALGLGLALALSSTALVLPMSGTSSPVGKAALAMLLFEDVAIVPIIFLLGAIAPQAAADGDGWTGLVNVLLVGTFVIIGMMLLGRLLLPQLFAQAARTKSPELFLAASLLVVIVASLATGSIGLSPIVGALLAGLLIAETEYVGEVEVITAPFKGLALGVFLITVGMSIDLRVIAENWDSLLFAVCGVVLIKAMVTGLLLRFAGAARGTATEAGVLMASPSETTLIVLAAAATAKLINPETAQFWQIVTAIGLTITPLLARLGHDIARRVELATSEEPEAQEGKTADRSVIFGFGRVGVMVADMLDKHEQPYIAIDSNIDMVARGRRNGYDILYGDVSRPEIIDRLQLGHARALIITMDEPVLAARIVKRVRGWVPELTIIARARDTDNAAELYRAGASVAVPETLESSLQISEAALVDLGIGMGPVLASIHEKRDEMRDKIMDDGELEEKPLLKSTTHPARPYSR; encoded by the coding sequence ATGGCAGGTGAATTGCAAATTGAAGGCATGTCCGAAGCGCTGGTTATTCTCGGCGCTGCGGGCATCGTTATTCCCGCCTTTGCCCGCTTTCGCATCACCCCGATTATCGGTTTCATCCTAGTCGGGATACTGGTCGGGCCATCAGGCTTGGGGAGCCTGACCGACGACTATCGCTGGCTCAGTTATGTCACTATTTCCGATACCGAACCGATTGCGCCCTTCGCCGAATTCGGCATCATATTACTGCTCTTCTCGATCGGGTTGGAGCTGTCTTTCAAGCGGCTCTGGGCGTTGCGCAAGCTGGTCTTTGGCGTGGGTGCGGCCGAACTGGTAATATCCGGCCTGCTGATCGCCATCGCGCTTAACCTCATCACGGCACAAAACTGGCAAGGTGCATTAGGCTTAGGTCTTGCCCTCGCCCTCTCCTCCACGGCTCTGGTTTTGCCCATGTCAGGCACCAGCTCGCCTGTGGGCAAGGCGGCGCTGGCGATGTTGCTGTTTGAGGATGTCGCGATTGTGCCGATCATCTTCCTGCTCGGCGCGATTGCGCCACAGGCTGCGGCGGATGGCGATGGCTGGACAGGCTTGGTCAATGTCCTGCTGGTCGGCACTTTCGTGATCATCGGCATGATGCTGCTCGGGCGGCTGCTTCTGCCGCAACTCTTCGCTCAGGCCGCGCGCACCAAGAGCCCCGAACTGTTTCTTGCGGCCAGCCTGTTGGTGGTGATTGTCGCCAGCCTTGCCACCGGTTCCATAGGTCTTTCCCCGATTGTCGGCGCGCTCTTGGCGGGGCTGCTGATCGCCGAAACCGAATATGTCGGTGAAGTCGAGGTCATAACCGCGCCGTTTAAAGGGCTCGCACTGGGCGTCTTCCTGATCACCGTGGGCATGAGCATCGACCTCAGGGTGATAGCGGAAAACTGGGACAGCCTGCTCTTTGCCGTGTGCGGTGTCGTACTGATCAAGGCAATGGTCACAGGATTGCTGCTTCGCTTTGCCGGTGCCGCCAGAGGCACGGCGACCGAAGCAGGCGTATTAATGGCCAGTCCGTCGGAAACCACATTGATCGTCCTCGCCGCTGCAGCAACGGCCAAGTTGATCAACCCCGAAACCGCGCAATTCTGGCAGATTGTCACCGCCATCGGCCTTACCATCACACCGCTATTGGCACGGCTTGGGCATGATATTGCCCGCCGGGTCGAACTGGCCACCAGCGAGGAGCCTGAGGCACAGGAAGGCAAAACTGCCGATCGCTCGGTGATTTTCGGCTTTGGTCGCGTCGGCGTCATGGTCGCCGACATGCTCGACAAGCATGAGCAGCCCTATATCGCCATCGACTCCAATATTGATATGGTAGCGCGTGGTCGGCGTAACGGCTATGATATTCTGTACGGTGATGTCTCACGCCCAGAGATTATTGACCGCTTGCAGCTCGGCCACGCACGCGCGCTGATTATCACGATGGATGAACCGGTACTGGCTGCGCGCATCGTCAAACGGGTACGCGGCTGGGTCCCAGAACTAACGATCATCGCCCGTGCACGTGACACCGATAATGCTGCCGAACTCTATCGTGCCGGGGCCAGTGTAGCGGTGCCGGAGACGCTGGAAAGCTCGCTGCAGATATCAGAGGCTGCACTGGTCGACCTCGGCATTGGCATGGGGCCAGTCCTCGCCTCCATCCACGAAAAACGCGATGAAATGCGTGACAAGATTATGGATGATGGCGAACTGGAAGAGAAACCCTTGCTGAAATCCACCACCCATCCAGCACGCCCCTATTCGCGCTGA
- the rimK gene encoding 30S ribosomal protein S6--L-glutamate ligase, with protein sequence MKIAMLARNPNLYSHQRLVEAADQRGHELHILNTLRCTMNITSHRPSILYDGQPMTGFEAVIPRIGASITQYGLAVLRQFEMMGVWPLNESVAIGRSRDKLRSMQIFAKYGLGLPVTAFAHDPKKTEEVLKIVGGAPVVIKLTEGTQGIGVVLAETDKSAKSVIEAFRGANVNILVQEFIKEAGSSDLRILVVGGKVAASMMRTGAAGDFRSNLHRGGSAKPIKITPEERSTAVRAAKVMGLNVAGVDILRSNHGPVIMEVNSSPGLEGIEHATGKDIAGKIIQFIEATAKPGRTKTKGRG encoded by the coding sequence ATGAAAATCGCCATGCTGGCGCGAAACCCCAATCTCTATTCGCACCAGCGTCTGGTAGAAGCCGCCGACCAACGCGGGCATGAGCTACACATTCTCAATACGCTGCGCTGCACGATGAACATCACATCACATCGGCCGAGCATCCTTTATGATGGCCAGCCCATGACGGGTTTTGAGGCGGTGATTCCGCGTATCGGCGCTTCCATCACCCAATATGGCCTCGCCGTGCTGCGCCAGTTTGAGATGATGGGGGTCTGGCCGCTCAATGAAAGTGTCGCTATTGGCCGCAGCCGGGACAAGCTGCGCTCGATGCAGATTTTCGCCAAATATGGCCTTGGCCTGCCGGTGACGGCGTTCGCGCATGATCCGAAAAAGACCGAGGAGGTGTTGAAAATTGTTGGGGGTGCGCCGGTTGTGATCAAGCTGACTGAGGGCACACAGGGTATTGGCGTGGTTCTGGCGGAAACCGACAAATCGGCGAAATCGGTGATCGAGGCATTCCGCGGCGCCAATGTGAACATCCTGGTGCAGGAATTCATTAAAGAGGCGGGTTCGAGTGACCTGCGCATATTGGTGGTTGGAGGCAAGGTGGCGGCGTCGATGATGCGCACCGGGGCTGCAGGCGATTTCCGCTCCAATCTGCATCGCGGCGGCTCTGCCAAGCCGATAAAGATCACCCCGGAAGAACGTTCCACTGCCGTGCGTGCGGCCAAGGTGATGGGACTGAATGTCGCAGGGGTTGATATCCTGCGTTCCAATCATGGCCCGGTGATTATGGAGGTAAACAGTTCGCCGGGGCTGGAAGGTATCGAACATGCCACCGGGAAAGATATTGCCGGAAAGATTATCCAGTTCATCGAGGCCACGGCGAAACCGGGCCGAACCAAGACCAAGGGCAGGGGATAG
- a CDS encoding ATP-dependent zinc protease family protein — translation MKTRKLRKKLKKPQDIGWCECVDLPGLGLERIKAKIDSGAATSSIHATRIRPVEVDGEPHVEFWFRAHKGERAKRYRAPVHAMRKVRSSNGQSEFRYVIETTMQLGKLHWLGHLTLANRGRMTFPILIGRRALRRGFLVNCRKRYMLGPPEESDR, via the coding sequence ATGAAAACTCGCAAACTGCGCAAAAAGCTGAAAAAGCCGCAGGATATTGGCTGGTGCGAATGCGTTGATCTGCCGGGTCTCGGTCTTGAGCGGATCAAAGCCAAGATTGACAGCGGTGCAGCGACATCCTCGATCCATGCCACCCGGATCAGGCCAGTCGAGGTGGACGGCGAACCGCATGTCGAATTCTGGTTTCGCGCGCATAAGGGCGAGCGCGCCAAACGCTATCGCGCGCCGGTACATGCCATGCGCAAGGTCAGAAGCTCCAATGGCCAGAGCGAATTTCGCTATGTCATAGAAACGACCATGCAGCTTGGTAAGCTCCACTGGCTGGGGCATCTCACACTGGCGAATCGCGGCCGCATGACCTTTCCCATTTTGATCGGTCGCAGGGCGCTGCGCCGCGGGTTTCTGGTGAATTGCCGCAAACGCTATATGCTGGGCCCGCCGGAGGAGAGTGATCGATGA